A stretch of the Musa acuminata AAA Group cultivar baxijiao chromosome BXJ2-7, Cavendish_Baxijiao_AAA, whole genome shotgun sequence genome encodes the following:
- the LOC103991096 gene encoding uncharacterized protein LOC103991096 — protein MMTTTTTATTMTKKQEQANGSRRHGSAQDARQHHPHNHHHHHHHHQPHRDHHDEEEEEEEDEEAESEEEVGEKDCFFEPLDRIPSSVSFLVDLPSDSDEDEDDDVRFSFASAIAPPTDLRCVTFSREEFLVEHNDNPDLGGYDYDVWMAEPTSIKERRSRLLQGMGFASSKDLAAALRNRSSNLKAVSTAPAASGEHALESGLPPPYPAPSQNQLAIVKCRSDNELVTTRGAPPSAEPALPRAASAPPTLWGHSAQQKTGAGGGAAGVKEAKEGGSLVSANGGVCRVKNLDTGREFVVSELGKDGTWRRLNDVQTGSQMSMEEFEQFLGNSPIVKELMRRANLRGSGREPQSNDQPVPSLDGSKSSKSGYRKKRGWLKNIKFVASSVTGLKTEKEKGDAGWRAAGKSSADSSSELMKVRQHGKSYKELTGLYMTQEIHAHQGSIWSIKFSWDGRHLASAGEDRVVRVWQVQECDILSSPLRRQEARSSRLSMADGSPERSPLLGTQPSKSTKKSKSRKRSVPDYIVMPEVIFSLSEKPVCSLEGHLDDILDLSWSKSQHLLSSSMDKTVRLWDIESKQCLKLFAHNDYVTCIQFNPIDDRYFISGSLDSKVRIWSVPERQVVDWNDLHEMVTAACYTPDGQGALVGSHKGSCRFYKTSDCKLSQQGQLDIRIKKKKSHAKKITGFQFAPGNPSQVLITSADSRVRVFDGPNMVHKFRGFRNTSSQISASYASEGKYVVSASEDSYVYVWKREAGRVVGAAGKGKSWTTTRSHEYFYCKDVSVAIPWPSAGSQCSPLSLPSPTSGRFDRRPPQEEPLGCTDSRRSTASLEDIFHSGRRPAAALSKKSFSERGPSSHREEFRSVSRWGIGSDSFASGGAASSVVSDPGTLSSSFSSWGWYSGGSTRTSSTDPPNAWGLVVVTAGLGGHIRIYQNFGLPLRLGRQTNLF, from the exons atgatgacgacgacgacgacggcaacGACGATGACGAAGAAACAAGAACAAGCGAACGGGAGTCGCCGACATGGGTCAGCACAGGATGCACGCCAACACCATCCGCacaatcatcatcaccatcaccacCATCATCAGCCGCATCGAGACCAtcacgacgaggaggaggaggaggaagaagacgaggaggCTGAAAGCGAGGAGGAGGTGGGGGAGAAGGACTGCTTCTTCGAGCCCCTTGACCGAATCCCATCGAGCGTCTCCTTCCTTGTCGACCTTCCCTCCGACTCCGACGAAGACGAGGACGACGACGTCCGCTTTTCCTTTGCCTCCGCGATCGCCCCGCCAACCGACCTCCGCTGCGTCACCTTCTCTCGAGAAGAGTTCCTCGTCGAACACAATGACAACCCCGACCTCGGCGGCTACGACTACGACGTTTGGATGGCTGAGCCCACCTCCATCAAGGAGCGCCGCAGCCGCCTCCTCCAGGGCATGGGCTTCGCCAGCAGCAAAGACCTCGCCGCCGCCCTGCGGAACCGCAGCAGCAACCTGAAAGCCGTCAGCACCGCTCCCGCCGCCAGCGGCGAACACGCCCTGGAATCTGGGTTGCCACCTCCCTATCCCGCCCCGTCGCAGAACCAGCTGGCGATCGTCAAATGCCGATCCGACAACGAACTGGTGACGACGCGGGGCGCCCCCCCCTCCGCCGAGCCCGCCCTGCCGCGCGCCGCCTCCGCCCCGCCAACCCTCTGGGGCCACAGCGCTCAGCAAAAGACCGGAGCCGGCGGCGGCGCCGCCGGTGTCAAAGAAGCGAAGGAAGGCGGCAGCCTCGTGTCCGCCAACGGTGGGGTGTGCCGAGTCAAGAACCTCGATACGGGGAGGGAATTCGTGGTCAGCGAGCTGGGCAAGGACGGGACATGGCGGCGGCTCAACGACGTCCAGACCGGGTCGCAGATGTCCATGGAGGAGTTTGAGCAGTTCCTCGGCAACTCCCCTATCGTCAAGGAGCTCATGCGCAGGGCGAATCTGCGCGGCAGCGGCCGCGAGCCGCAGAGCAACGACCAGCCCGTCCCGTCCCTCGACGGCTCCAAGAGCTCCAAATCGGGCTACAGGAAGAAAAGGGGCTGGCTCAAGAACATCAAGTTCGTGGCGAGCTCCGTGACCGGGCTCAAAACGGAGAAAGAGAAGGGGGACGCCGGGTGGAGGGCGGCAGGGAAGTCGTCGGCCGACAGCTCGTCGGAGCTGATGAAGGTTCGCCAGCACGGCAAGTCCTACAAGGAGCTCACGGGCCTCTACATGACCCAGGAGATCCACGCCCACCAGGGTTCCATATGGAGCATCAAGTTCAGCTGGGACGGCCGGCATCTGGCCAGCGCCGGAGAGGACCGCGTCGTCCGTGTATGGCAAGTCCAAGAATGCGACATCCTCTCCTCCCCGCTACGGCGCCAAGAGGCTCGCTCTTCTCGCCTGTCCATGGCGGATGGATCCCCAGAGCGCTCCCCTCTCCTCGGAACCCAGCCCTCGAAGAGCACCAAGAAGAGCAAGAGCCGCAAGAGGTCCGTCCCTGACTACATCGTGATGCCGGAGGTCATCTTCTCACTCTCAGAGAAGCCCGTTTGCTCCTTGGAAGGTCATCTGGATGATATCCTGGACCTCTCCTGGTCTAAATCTCAG CATTTGCTATCATCGTCGATGGACAAGACGGTCCGATTATGGGACATCGAAAGCAAGCAGTGCCTGAAGCTATTCGCCCACAATGACTACG TAACATGCATCCAGTTCAATCCAATAGATGACAGGTACTTCATCAGTGGCTCTCTTGATTCCAAGGTTCGGATATGGAGCGTACCAGAGCGTCAAGTCGTAGACTGGAATGATCTCCACGAGATGGTTACCGCCGCCTGCTACACCCCTGATGGCCAG GGTGCTTTGGTTGGCTCACACAAGGGGAGCTGCCGGTTCTACAAGACCTCCG ACTGTAAACTTTCTCAACAAGGCCAGCTGGATATACGGATCAAGAAAAAGAAATCCCATGCGAAAAAGATCACCGGATTCCAG TTTGCTCCCGGCAATCCATCCCAAGTGTTGATCACCTCTGCTGATTCGCGAGTTCGGGTCTTCGATGGCCCCAATATGGTTCACAAATTTAGAG GATTCCGAAACACCAGCAGTCAAATCTCGGCGTCGTACGCGTCGGAGGGGAAGTACGTGGTGAGCGCGAGCGAGGACTCGTACGTGTACGTATGGAAGCGAGAGGCGGGGCGCGTCGTGGGCGCCGCGGGCAAAGGCAAAAGCTGGACCACCACCCGCTCCCACGAGTACTTCTACTGCAAGGACGTGTCCGTCGCCATCCCGTGGCCCAGCGCCGGAAGCcagtgctcgccgctgtcgctgccgtcGCCCACATCCGGGCGCTTCGACCGGCGGCCGCCGCAGGAGGAACCCCTTGGCTGCACCGACTCCCGGCGCTCCACCGCCTCGCTGGAAGACATCTTCCACAGCGGCAGGAGACCCGCGGCAGCTCTCTCCAAGAAGAGCTTCTCGGAGCGGGGACCGTCGTCCCACCGGGAGGAGTTCAGGAGCGTGTCCCGCTGGGGGATCGGCAGCGACTCGTTCGCGTCGGGTGGGGCGGCCTCGTCCGTCGTCTCCGATCCCGGGACCCTCTCTTCGTCCTTCTCGTCCTGGGGGTGGTACAGCGGCGGCAGCACCAGGACCAGCAGCACCGACCCCCCGAACGCGTGGGGTCTCGTCGTCGTCACGGCCGGCCTGGGCGGCCACATCAGGATCTACCAGAACTTTGGCCTGCCGCTCCGCCTCGGCCGCCAAACCAATCTATTCTGA
- the LOC135618027 gene encoding peptidyl-prolyl cis-trans isomerase CYP19-4-like: protein MASASSRAALLCFLLFFGSITLIQAEELKKVTSKVYFDIEIAGKPVGRIIMGLFGKTVPKTAENFRAICTGEKGRDKYGVRLYYKGSTFHRIIPHFMIQGGDIVFGNGRGIDNIYDEPFADENFKLNHTGPGLLSMANAGPDTNGCQFFITTVKLTRYSTWLDGKHVVFGEVLSGMDVAYKIEAVGQASGVPRSRVVIAESGELPL, encoded by the exons ATGGCGTCGGCTTCTTCACGGGCGGCTCTTCtgtgcttcctcctcttcttcggcAGCATCACCCTGATCCAG GCTGAAGAACTAAAGAAGGTCACCAGCAAAGTTTACTTCGACATTGAGATTGCTGGAAAACCTGTCG GTCGAATAATTATGGGTCTATTTGGGAAAACTGTGCCGAAAACAGCAG AAAACTTCCGAGCGATTTGCACAG GTGAGAAAGGTCGGGATAAATATGGGGTGCGTCTTTACTACAAGGGAAGCACATTCCACAGGATAATACCCCATTTTATGATCCAGGGAGGTGACATCGTGTTCGGAAATGGCAGGGGAATCGACAATATTTATGATGAGCCATTTGCTGATGAGAACTTCAAGCTCAATCACACTGGACCTG GACTTCTGTCCATGGCAAATGCTGGCCCCGATACCAATGGATGTCAGTTCTTCATCACCACTGTAAAACTCACAAGGTACTCGACTTG GTTGGATGGAAAGCATGTTGTGTTCGGTGAGGTGTTGTCAGGAATGGACGTGGCGTACAAGATTGAAGCTGTAGGGCAGGCGAGTGGCGTCCCCAGAAGCAGAGTCGTGATTGCAGAGAGTGGAGAATTGCCATTGTGA
- the LOC135616697 gene encoding coniferyl alcohol acyltransferase-like: MVRSTGYTVTVKETETVAAASPVGEHRLPLSNLDLLLPALDVGVFFCYKKPRGKHYPSLAPMVCSLKASLAETLETYYPFAGEVVANSAGEPELLCNNRGVDFVVAQADVELRALRLCHPSESVEGKLVPPKKGGVLCVQATELKCGSLVLACAFDHRVADACSTNMFLVAWSELSTSKPLSCLPAFRRSLLFPRSPLRVDHSFDHLYVPFSSLPPPEPDDSEEAINRIYYIAAADIDRMQSSTKGRTKIEAFTAYLWRALAITAAPGDNWCRMGIVVDGRARLRDTVMSSYFGNVLSIPYGTLRVEELRRMELAEVAEVVHSWLQQEATEEHFRGLVDWVEAHRPEPAVARIYSKEGGPACVVSSGREFPVAEVQFGWGKAAFGSYHFPWGGSTGYVMPMPSATADGDWVVYVYLLKKVAEVLEAEQPPVFRTLTSDYYLP, encoded by the exons ATGGTTAGAAGCACAGGATACACGGTAACAGTGAAGGAGACGGAGACAGTGGCGGCGGCGTCGCCGGTGGGTGAACACCGGCTACCTCTGTCGAACCTGGACCTGCTCTTACCGGCCTTGGACGTCGGCGTCTTCTTCTGCTACAAGAAGCCGAGGGGGAAGCACTACCCCTCCCTGGCCCCCATGGTCTGCTCGCTCAAGGCGTCGTTAGCGGAAACGCTCGAGACGTACTACCCCTTCGCGGGCGAGGTCGTGGCGAACTCGGCGGGCGAGCCGGAGTTGCTCTGCAACAACCGCGGGGTGGACTTCGTCGTGGCCCAGGCGGACGTGGAGCTCAGGGCGCTGCGGCTATGCCACCCCAGCGAGAGCGTCGAGGGGAAGCTGGTGCCGCCCAAGAAGGGAGGAGTTCTATGTGTTCAG GCGACGGAGCTCAAGTGCGGCAGCCTGGTTTTGGCCTGCGCGTTCGACCACCGCGTCGCCGATGCCTGCTCCACCAACATGTTCTTGGTGGCTTGGTCGGAGCTCTCCACATCGAAGCCCCTGTCTTGCCTTCCCGCCTTCCGTCGCTCCCTCCTGTTCCCTCGCAGCCCGCTCCGCGTCGACCACTCCTTCGACCACCTCTACGtccccttctcctccctcccGCCCCCCGAACCTGATGACTCCGAAGAAGCCATCAACCGCATCTACTACATCGCCGCCGCCGACATCGACCGCATGCAGTCGTCCACCAAGGGGAGAACCAAAATCGAGGCGTTCACCGCCTACCTCTGGCGCGCCCTGGCGATAACGGCGGCGCCGGGGGACAACTGGTGCCGCATGGGCATCGTGGTGGACGGCCGGGCTCGCCTCCGCGACACTGTTATGTCCAGCTACTTCGGCAACGTGCTGTCGATCCCCTACGGCACTCTGCGCGTGGAGGAGCTACGGCGGATGGAGCTGGCGGAGGTGGCGGAGGTGGTCCACTCGTGGCTGCAGCAGGAAGCCACCGAGGAACACTTCCGGGGGCTGGTCGATTGGGTGGAGGCGCACCGCCCAGAGCCGGCGGTGGCGAGGATTTACTCCAAGGAAGGGGGACCGGCATGCGTGGTATCGTCAGGGAGGGAGTTCCCGGTGGCCGAGGTGCAGTTCGGGTGGGGGAAGGCGGCGTTCGGGTCGTACCACTTCCCATGGGGCGGAAGCACCGGCTACGTGATGCCGATGCCGAGCGCGACGGCAGATGGGGACTGGGTGGTGTACGTCTATCTCCTGAAGAAGGTGGCCGAGGTGCTGGAAGCGGAGCAGCCACCGGTGTTCCGCACCTTGACCTCGGATTACTATCTTCCATGA